A single genomic interval of Bradyrhizobium japonicum USDA 6 harbors:
- a CDS encoding methyltransferase regulatory domain-containing protein: protein MNIQTEHRHPNAGPTPYDEVYYPGHVYGLTHPNHLATIAAVYGMQSAPVERCRVLELGCGVGGNLLPMAFQYPSSEFVGVDLSGVTIERGQRNIATLGLSNIKLLHCDIMNVDTGFGEFDYILAHGVYSWVPPAVREKMMMIFKQNLAPRGVCYVSYNAHPFSHLRDMVRDMMRYHTRRLTGMKEKVGQARAILKFLSDGSKANSVHGAVMRDQYNRVLKSPDELLFHDDLDDGAEAFLLHEVAEDASRHGLQYLGDADFSRRYLAGYSEEVRATLQRFPESEFMARDQYQDFIDGNGFRRTLLCHDSISLSRQIDLDFVTRFHLLSTTNPVDPDACVTDDSAMEFENQDGSRVTVTNPLLKAAYLCLGRAWPRALSFDELLDGARALLGDRQADDDQRVLTEAMFILACSGEVSFLLSRPFLLKEATVHPQASLLARRQAQTGPLVTNLLHQTVQLEDDRTRDFLQLLDGARTIDQITAEMTEKFGPTIRIDQKDSAGQPAEPLLLSTRESVQRSLAMVGKLGLLVA, encoded by the coding sequence ATGAACATTCAAACCGAGCATCGCCACCCGAACGCTGGTCCCACGCCATACGACGAGGTCTACTACCCTGGCCACGTCTACGGGCTCACTCATCCGAACCATCTTGCTACCATTGCCGCCGTTTACGGCATGCAGTCAGCGCCGGTCGAGCGTTGCCGGGTGCTGGAGCTTGGCTGCGGCGTTGGCGGCAACCTGTTGCCGATGGCCTTTCAATATCCAAGCAGCGAATTCGTCGGTGTCGACCTGAGCGGCGTGACGATCGAGCGCGGCCAGCGAAATATCGCCACATTGGGCCTGAGCAACATCAAGCTCCTCCACTGCGACATCATGAATGTCGACACAGGCTTCGGGGAGTTCGACTACATCTTGGCGCACGGCGTGTATTCCTGGGTACCGCCGGCGGTGCGCGAGAAGATGATGATGATCTTCAAGCAGAACCTGGCTCCGCGCGGGGTCTGCTACGTCAGCTACAATGCGCACCCGTTCTCGCATCTTCGCGACATGGTCCGCGACATGATGCGGTATCACACCCGCCGTCTCACCGGCATGAAGGAGAAGGTCGGACAGGCCCGCGCGATCCTGAAGTTCCTGAGCGACGGCTCGAAGGCCAACTCGGTGCACGGCGCAGTCATGCGCGACCAGTACAACCGCGTCCTTAAATCCCCCGACGAGTTACTGTTTCACGACGATCTCGATGATGGCGCCGAGGCGTTCCTGCTGCATGAGGTGGCCGAGGACGCAAGCCGCCATGGCCTGCAATATCTGGGCGACGCTGATTTTTCACGACGCTATCTTGCCGGCTATTCCGAGGAGGTTCGCGCAACGTTGCAGCGCTTCCCGGAGAGCGAGTTCATGGCACGCGATCAATATCAGGACTTCATCGACGGCAACGGCTTTCGGCGCACCTTGCTCTGCCACGACAGCATTTCGCTATCCCGCCAGATCGACCTCGATTTCGTCACCAGGTTCCATTTGCTGAGCACGACCAACCCGGTCGACCCCGACGCCTGCGTGACCGACGATTCCGCGATGGAATTCGAGAACCAGGACGGCAGCAGGGTCACGGTGACCAATCCGCTCTTGAAGGCCGCGTATCTATGTCTGGGCCGGGCCTGGCCGCGAGCACTTTCATTCGACGAGCTGCTCGATGGGGCCCGCGCGCTGCTGGGCGACCGGCAGGCAGATGATGACCAAAGGGTGTTGACTGAGGCGATGTTCATCCTGGCTTGCAGCGGCGAAGTTTCGTTCCTGCTGTCGCGTCCCTTTCTGTTGAAGGAAGCTACCGTGCATCCGCAGGCGAGCCTGCTCGCGCGAAGACAAGCGCAAACAGGTCCGCTCGTCACCAACCTCCTCCACCAAACGGTGCAGTTGGAGGACGACCGGACCAGGGATTTCCTGCAATTGCTCGACGGAGCGCGGACCATCGACCAGATCACGGCCGAAATGACCGAAAAATTCGGCCCGACCATCCGGATAGACCAGAAGGATAGTGCCGGGCAGCCTGCCGAGCCGTTATTGCTGTCGACGCGAGAAAGCGTTCAACGCTCGCTTGCAATGGTCGGCAAGCTGGGCCTGCTGGTCGCGTGA
- a CDS encoding ABC transporter permease, protein MMAASKPGFWMVVRRECRWLIHDRVALLLILGVPLFAFVVLTTVFSHPVIRGLGVTVVDEDKSDASRALVEYIAASPSLKIVDRSGTLSTAVQNIRSGKSISAVYIPPNFDRDLKAARRPQIVGFYNQQFLTPSGIASSGLSDSLSAAATVAAPASRAAPAPTTLGALKAETIALVNPQKNYAQFLLRALLPTIIHVVITLAAGYSVGSEFRRRDARAWLESAGGDPLVALAGKLAPLFCIFVLIMLAEPLFLEGVLEIPFKGDLPLMIAAASLLIIGYLSLGALLQLLVGDLATGLGLAGLIASPAFGYAGVGFPTIGMNAFAQTWSAILPLRWYMAVLLGQAARGLPVADSALPFAALAGLALLFAGLVWLRMANVTRKGWFATARPAEPSEASDTPRGVGGAFVAEWRRVLGTRSALTLLFVAPLVYGIYYPQPYLNQILRKLPIAVVDNDLSDLSRQIVETLDASGALSVTVRSRTLAEAHTAIDRGQAFAVVEIPPNTERDVLKGITAHIPVYADATYLFIFRTSASGLATAIGTLTSELVSRGARSDGSLVKAKLAASSPADVLLQPIFNPVGGYASYIVPAAFILILQQTLLIGAAMLTGTALASGGAAFAGVLGRGIAHLTVYLPALALYVIVLPRIYGFSTLGHLPRVLALASVFLLATSFMGQAVGAWFTRPENATILLLATSLPQFFMAGFAWPREAIPDVALAFGRLFPADSAIDGLVRINQLGAGIWEVAHDWLTLWCLALGYFALAVISAFAVRRRQRHAQP, encoded by the coding sequence ATGATGGCGGCCTCCAAGCCGGGGTTCTGGATGGTTGTGCGGCGCGAATGCCGCTGGCTGATCCATGATCGCGTGGCGCTGCTGCTGATTCTCGGCGTCCCGCTGTTCGCTTTCGTGGTGCTCACGACGGTGTTCAGCCATCCGGTCATTCGCGGGTTAGGCGTGACTGTCGTCGACGAGGACAAGTCGGACGCCTCGCGCGCCCTGGTGGAATACATTGCGGCGTCGCCAAGCCTGAAGATCGTCGACCGCTCCGGCACACTGTCCACGGCCGTGCAGAATATACGCTCCGGCAAGTCGATCTCGGCCGTCTATATCCCGCCGAACTTCGACCGCGACCTGAAGGCCGCGCGCCGCCCGCAGATCGTCGGATTTTATAACCAGCAGTTTTTGACTCCGTCCGGGATCGCATCCTCGGGTCTGAGCGATTCTCTTTCCGCCGCGGCGACCGTGGCCGCTCCCGCCAGTCGCGCGGCACCTGCCCCAACAACCCTGGGAGCGCTCAAGGCGGAGACCATCGCGCTCGTCAATCCGCAGAAGAACTACGCGCAGTTTCTGCTACGCGCGCTGCTGCCGACCATCATCCATGTGGTGATTACTCTCGCCGCCGGCTATTCCGTCGGCTCCGAATTCCGCCGCCGCGACGCCCGGGCCTGGCTCGAAAGCGCCGGCGGTGATCCGCTTGTCGCGCTGGCCGGCAAGCTCGCGCCGCTGTTCTGCATCTTCGTCCTGATCATGCTGGCCGAGCCGCTGTTCCTGGAAGGCGTGCTGGAAATCCCCTTCAAGGGCGATCTGCCCTTGATGATCGCCGCGGCCTCGCTGCTGATCATCGGTTATCTGTCGCTCGGCGCCCTGCTTCAGCTTCTGGTCGGCGATCTCGCCACCGGACTCGGGCTTGCGGGCCTGATCGCCTCACCCGCATTCGGCTATGCCGGCGTCGGCTTTCCCACCATCGGCATGAATGCCTTTGCGCAGACATGGAGCGCGATCCTGCCGCTGCGCTGGTACATGGCCGTCCTGCTGGGACAAGCCGCGCGGGGATTGCCGGTCGCGGATTCCGCCCTTCCCTTCGCGGCGCTTGCGGGCCTGGCGTTGCTCTTTGCCGGCCTGGTATGGCTGCGCATGGCGAACGTCACCCGCAAGGGCTGGTTTGCGACGGCGCGGCCTGCCGAGCCATCCGAGGCCAGCGACACGCCGCGCGGCGTCGGTGGCGCCTTCGTGGCGGAGTGGCGGCGCGTGCTGGGAACGCGAAGCGCCCTCACTCTGCTATTTGTCGCTCCGCTGGTCTACGGCATCTACTATCCCCAACCCTATCTGAACCAGATCCTTCGCAAGCTTCCGATTGCGGTCGTCGACAACGATCTCAGCGATCTCAGCCGGCAGATCGTCGAGACGCTGGATGCGAGCGGCGCATTGAGCGTGACGGTTCGCTCCCGAACGCTCGCCGAGGCGCACACCGCGATCGATCGCGGGCAGGCCTTTGCCGTCGTCGAGATTCCGCCCAACACCGAGCGCGACGTGCTCAAGGGCATCACCGCCCACATCCCCGTCTATGCGGACGCAACCTATCTGTTCATCTTCAGAACGAGCGCCAGCGGGTTGGCCACCGCCATCGGAACCTTGACGTCCGAGCTCGTTTCGCGCGGCGCGCGCTCGGATGGCAGCCTCGTCAAGGCGAAGCTCGCGGCGTCGAGCCCGGCCGATGTGCTGCTGCAGCCGATCTTCAACCCGGTGGGCGGCTATGCGAGCTACATCGTTCCAGCGGCGTTCATCCTGATCCTGCAGCAGACCCTGCTGATCGGCGCGGCGATGTTGACCGGCACTGCGCTCGCGAGCGGAGGCGCAGCCTTTGCCGGCGTGCTCGGCCGCGGCATCGCGCATCTGACCGTCTACCTTCCTGCGCTCGCGCTCTATGTCATCGTGCTGCCTCGCATCTACGGCTTTTCGACGCTCGGCCATCTTCCGCGGGTTCTCGCGCTCGCGAGCGTCTTTCTGCTGGCGACGAGCTTCATGGGTCAGGCCGTCGGGGCCTGGTTCACGCGGCCGGAGAATGCAACCATTCTGCTGCTGGCAACGAGCCTGCCGCAGTTCTTCATGGCCGGCTTCGCGTGGCCGCGCGAAGCGATCCCGGATGTGGCCCTTGCGTTCGGCCGGTTGTTCCCCGCCGACTCCGCGATCGACGGCCTCGTGCGCATCAACCAGCTAGGGGCCGGCATCTGGGAGGTTGCCCATGACTGGCTCACTCTCTGGTGCCTGGCGCTCGGCTATTTCGCGCTCGCGGTGATCTCGGCATTTGCCGTCAGGAGGAGACAGCGACATGCCCAACCTTAG
- the tssG gene encoding type VI secretion system baseplate subunit TssG — translation MAAAHGHAETSMTLIDQMKAEPWRFDFFNTLRQLERANSDRPRIGDSAARREEYIDLGQVPYLEFPASNLAAVDDLGGRIRILVKFLGLLGPQGALPLATTDESLSWWLMRDDAFPRFLDLLNGRFLQLFFRAWADARPIAQHDRPADDRFIAYVGSFAGLGSDVLADRDTVPDMAKLSFAGLISPRAKCASRLTRFLQGLFDVKVEIDEFVGTWLSFDPSHCSRLGGTHASLGRDALLGSRVFSVEDKIRVRVFVKNFTQYEQFLPTEARNLSEPLADAVFFYIGDELEWEVELAIPAGEVVPVRLGQSGRLGWTTWISPNWTSTEEYRRDARFQLGERLSARRAAAGDAPAI, via the coding sequence TTGGCCGCCGCGCATGGGCACGCGGAGACCTCTATGACGCTGATCGACCAGATGAAGGCGGAGCCCTGGCGGTTCGATTTCTTCAACACGCTGCGCCAGCTCGAGCGCGCCAACTCCGATCGACCGCGGATCGGTGACAGTGCTGCGCGCCGCGAGGAGTATATCGACCTCGGCCAAGTGCCTTATCTGGAGTTCCCCGCCTCCAACCTTGCGGCCGTCGACGACCTGGGTGGCCGGATCAGGATACTCGTCAAATTTCTCGGTCTCCTGGGGCCGCAGGGCGCGCTGCCGCTTGCCACCACCGACGAAAGCCTCAGTTGGTGGCTGATGCGGGATGACGCCTTCCCGCGCTTTCTCGATCTGCTCAACGGACGCTTTCTGCAACTCTTCTTTCGCGCCTGGGCCGATGCGCGGCCGATCGCTCAGCACGACCGTCCGGCGGATGATCGCTTCATCGCCTATGTAGGCTCCTTCGCCGGCCTCGGCTCCGACGTTTTGGCCGATCGAGACACCGTACCGGACATGGCGAAGCTCAGCTTTGCCGGACTGATCTCCCCCAGAGCGAAGTGTGCGTCACGGTTGACGCGGTTCCTGCAGGGGCTGTTCGACGTCAAGGTCGAGATCGACGAATTTGTCGGCACCTGGCTGTCATTCGACCCAAGTCATTGCAGCCGGCTCGGCGGAACCCATGCCAGTCTCGGCCGGGACGCGCTTCTGGGCTCACGCGTATTCAGCGTCGAGGACAAGATCAGGGTGCGAGTCTTCGTCAAGAATTTCACCCAGTACGAACAGTTCTTGCCGACCGAAGCGCGCAACCTGTCGGAGCCTCTGGCGGACGCCGTATTCTTCTATATCGGCGACGAATTGGAATGGGAGGTGGAGCTCGCCATTCCGGCGGGAGAGGTCGTTCCGGTCAGGCTCGGACAGAGCGGACGACTTGGATGGACCACCTGGATCTCGCCGAACTGGACTTCCACGGAAGAATATCGCCGCGATGCCCGCTTTCAGCTCGGCGAGCGCTTGAGCGCCCGTCGGGCCGCCGCAGGCGATGCCCCGGCGATTTGA
- a CDS encoding HlyD family secretion protein produces the protein MDVPSSDKDVQSTPDVPSNGPAKAARNPTRTPSIIVGVVAAAVVGLSVFYLLRPEPLLVQGEVDATRLDIAARVDGRVGKIPVERGQNVAAGAVLVQIDNPETLAKHEQMKAAKAVADAQLANVLVGTRVEVIAARNAEMERAQAALVLAQKTFDRTHTLTEQGNAPQARLDQVTDALHESERAVDQAKSAYEQAVNGYTKEERAIAKTNVEKASADIQSVQSIIDQLVVYAPVASQIYQRNVEPGEYVSPGVPLITLINLADLWVHFDLREDLVKGLKVGDRFDVRIPALGDRSVAVEVKLIATKGEYASWRATRASGDFDLRTFSIRAYPVQPMPELRPGMSAYLDWRSRQ, from the coding sequence ATGGACGTGCCGAGCTCTGACAAGGACGTTCAAAGCACGCCCGACGTGCCGAGTAACGGACCGGCGAAAGCCGCGCGCAACCCGACACGCACGCCCTCTATCATCGTCGGTGTCGTTGCGGCTGCTGTCGTCGGGCTTTCCGTCTTCTATCTGTTGCGCCCGGAGCCCTTGCTGGTTCAGGGCGAGGTCGATGCAACGCGGCTCGATATCGCGGCGCGCGTGGACGGACGGGTTGGCAAGATTCCCGTCGAGCGCGGCCAGAACGTGGCTGCGGGCGCAGTGCTGGTCCAGATCGACAATCCAGAGACGCTGGCCAAGCACGAGCAGATGAAGGCGGCCAAGGCTGTCGCGGACGCGCAGCTTGCCAACGTGCTCGTCGGAACGCGCGTGGAAGTGATCGCGGCACGGAACGCGGAAATGGAGCGGGCGCAAGCGGCGCTGGTGCTGGCACAGAAGACGTTTGACCGTACACACACCTTGACCGAGCAAGGCAACGCGCCGCAGGCCCGCCTCGACCAGGTAACCGATGCGCTGCACGAAAGCGAGCGCGCCGTCGACCAGGCCAAATCGGCCTATGAGCAGGCGGTCAATGGCTACACCAAGGAGGAGCGGGCCATTGCCAAGACCAATGTCGAAAAGGCCAGTGCCGATATCCAGAGCGTTCAATCGATCATCGACCAGCTCGTGGTTTATGCGCCCGTAGCCTCACAGATCTATCAGCGCAACGTGGAGCCTGGCGAATATGTATCGCCGGGCGTCCCGCTCATCACCTTGATCAATCTGGCCGACCTCTGGGTGCATTTCGATCTGCGCGAGGATCTCGTCAAAGGCCTGAAGGTCGGCGATCGCTTCGATGTCCGCATTCCGGCCCTCGGCGACCGCTCCGTCGCGGTCGAGGTCAAGCTGATCGCGACCAAGGGGGAATATGCGAGCTGGCGGGCCACGCGTGCCTCCGGCGATTTCGACCTGCGGACGTTTTCGATCCGCGCCTATCCGGTGCAACCGATGCCCGAGCTGCGGCCGGGGATGAGCGCCTATCTCGACTGGCGGTCGCGGCAATGA
- a CDS encoding HlyD family secretion protein, with amino-acid sequence MPNLRPAAFIAIPLALVAAGVLIYVIRHWAPPAAIVGVVRATEVRVEPEVNGQLVSIAVAKGASVKQGDVVAQLSAVELTAQADQARAALASAVASRNNVYAGVRREQVDSLKAAIARAGARLDYVQAQLTRTSTLARQSFESQQALDQAENDVAAAQADVAEAQANYDAAVAGPTKEERAIADAQVQAAAAAVAVLERRLDKMVLRAPADGVVSVTAAEVGENVRAGQPILMVEAAGRQWLSFNVREDHLDRLAMGETANVMRQGANVATKAVITELRPLGVFATWQAERVIGDHDRNTLRLRLEPKGESTDLEPGMSVWLEN; translated from the coding sequence ATGCCCAACCTTAGACCTGCCGCCTTCATCGCCATTCCACTCGCACTCGTCGCGGCGGGGGTGCTGATCTATGTCATCCGCCATTGGGCGCCGCCCGCGGCCATCGTCGGCGTCGTGCGCGCGACCGAGGTCAGGGTCGAGCCGGAGGTCAACGGCCAGCTGGTCTCGATCGCGGTCGCGAAGGGTGCCTCCGTGAAGCAAGGCGACGTCGTGGCGCAGCTCTCGGCGGTGGAGCTGACGGCGCAGGCGGACCAGGCACGTGCCGCGCTCGCCTCCGCCGTCGCAAGCCGCAACAATGTCTATGCCGGCGTGCGCCGCGAACAGGTCGATTCCCTGAAGGCCGCGATCGCCAGGGCCGGCGCCCGCCTCGACTACGTGCAGGCCCAACTCACGCGGACTAGCACGCTCGCACGGCAGAGTTTCGAGTCGCAGCAGGCGCTGGACCAGGCCGAGAATGACGTGGCGGCCGCGCAGGCCGACGTCGCCGAGGCCCAGGCCAATTACGATGCCGCGGTGGCGGGCCCGACCAAGGAAGAACGGGCCATCGCCGATGCACAGGTGCAGGCCGCAGCCGCCGCCGTGGCCGTGCTCGAGCGCCGCCTCGACAAGATGGTGTTGCGCGCGCCGGCCGACGGCGTGGTCAGCGTCACCGCCGCCGAGGTCGGCGAGAACGTTCGCGCGGGCCAGCCGATCCTGATGGTCGAGGCCGCGGGCAGGCAATGGCTCTCATTCAACGTCCGCGAGGATCATCTCGATCGTCTCGCGATGGGAGAAACGGCGAATGTGATGCGGCAAGGCGCCAATGTCGCGACGAAGGCGGTCATCACCGAGCTGCGGCCGCTCGGCGTGTTTGCCACCTGGCAGGCAGAGCGTGTCATTGGCGATCATGACCGCAATACGCTGCGCTTGCGCCTCGAGCCCAAGGGAGAGTCGACAGACCTTGAGCCGGGCATGAGTGTCTGGCTTGAGAACTAG
- the tssH gene encoding type VI secretion system ATPase TssH — protein sequence MTDISIEAVTGKLNRAGYDAFIQALRHAKSAGNRNVELAHWLFHILQQERNDLSLSVDHYKLDRARLLSDLAGVINGFRKNETDMPGVANPVIDLLDRGWHYATLFFGETQIRTGHLLVAGLKSNDIRRTLNNLSQEFAKVNVDALAAERRNVWAGSDEETMRPMDGSGLVGAGTEGAAQAGPKGTTPLDRFSQDLTAKAKSGEMDPILGRDEEIRQLIDVLMRRRQNNPILTGEAGVGKTAVVEGFAQRIAAGDVPPPLRGVRLCALDIGLMQAGASMKGEFEQRLRSVIDEVQSSPTPIILFIDEAHTLIGAGGAAGTGDAANLLKPPLARGTLRTIAATTWAEYRQYIEKDPALTRRFQPIQIDEPEVETCCVMLRGLLGPMEKHHGVRISDAAIVAAVNLSHRYIPSRQLPDKAVSLLDTASARVAISQSATPALIEDARVAITAREAERSALVSDSDLGIEGDERIVVIDNDIAALKDKLTNLEADWAKEQALVKDIRSIREILSEPKEGDDPAARRAELRGKFDTLESINPEKRMVYAHVDQQSVASVVSDWTGIPVGRMMRDEIETVLKLPEILNRRVVGQSHGLTMIAKRIETSRAKLDNPSKPIGVFMLAGPSGVGKTETALALAETLYGGEQNMITINMSEFQEAHTVSTLKGAPPGYVGYGEGGRLTEAVRRKPYSVILLDEVEKAHPDVHEIFFQVFDKGTMEDGNGRRIDFKNTLIILTTNVGTDLIMGLARDPKYRSEPEELAKMLRPELLKVFPAALLGRIVSIPYFPLSDEMLAGIVRLQLDRIGRRLRDNHNASFDYDDAVVEHIVSRCNDPDSGGRMIDNIITNTLLPELSREFLSKSLAKEEIKKARVSIENDKFAYSWN from the coding sequence GTGACCGACATCAGCATTGAGGCTGTAACGGGCAAGCTGAACCGGGCCGGCTATGATGCCTTCATACAGGCCCTGCGTCACGCGAAGAGCGCCGGCAATCGCAACGTCGAGCTAGCGCACTGGCTGTTTCATATCCTGCAGCAGGAACGCAACGATCTCAGCCTCTCGGTCGATCATTACAAGCTCGACCGGGCACGCTTGTTGTCGGACCTTGCCGGCGTGATCAATGGCTTTCGTAAGAACGAAACCGACATGCCGGGCGTCGCCAATCCGGTCATCGATCTGCTCGATCGGGGCTGGCATTATGCCACGCTGTTCTTTGGCGAAACCCAGATCCGCACCGGTCATCTGCTTGTGGCGGGCCTGAAATCGAACGATATTCGTCGCACGCTGAACAACCTCTCGCAGGAATTCGCCAAGGTCAACGTCGACGCACTCGCCGCGGAGCGCCGCAACGTCTGGGCCGGCTCCGACGAGGAAACCATGCGGCCGATGGACGGTTCGGGCCTGGTCGGTGCAGGCACGGAAGGCGCGGCCCAAGCGGGTCCCAAGGGGACGACGCCGCTCGACCGGTTCTCTCAGGATCTCACCGCCAAGGCCAAATCGGGCGAGATGGATCCGATCCTTGGCCGGGACGAAGAAATCCGCCAGCTGATCGACGTGTTGATGCGACGGCGGCAGAACAATCCAATTCTTACCGGCGAGGCTGGCGTCGGCAAGACCGCAGTTGTCGAGGGATTCGCCCAGCGAATCGCCGCCGGCGACGTGCCGCCACCGCTCCGCGGTGTAAGGCTTTGTGCGCTCGATATCGGCCTGATGCAGGCCGGTGCTTCCATGAAGGGTGAGTTTGAGCAGCGCTTGCGCTCGGTGATCGACGAGGTCCAGAGCTCACCCACCCCCATCATACTGTTCATCGATGAAGCCCACACATTGATCGGCGCCGGCGGCGCGGCCGGCACCGGTGATGCGGCCAATCTCCTGAAACCTCCTCTCGCCCGTGGCACGCTGCGCACGATCGCCGCCACCACATGGGCAGAATATCGCCAGTATATCGAGAAAGATCCCGCGCTCACACGACGCTTCCAGCCGATCCAGATCGATGAGCCGGAAGTGGAGACCTGCTGCGTCATGCTGCGCGGACTTCTCGGTCCGATGGAAAAGCACCACGGGGTTCGCATCTCCGATGCTGCCATCGTCGCAGCGGTCAACTTGTCCCACCGCTACATTCCTTCACGGCAGCTGCCGGACAAGGCGGTCAGCCTGCTTGACACCGCCTCGGCACGCGTGGCCATCAGCCAGAGCGCGACGCCAGCCCTGATCGAGGATGCACGCGTTGCGATTACCGCTCGTGAAGCGGAGAGATCGGCACTCGTCAGCGACAGTGATCTTGGGATTGAGGGCGACGAGCGCATCGTAGTGATCGACAACGACATTGCAGCACTGAAGGACAAGCTGACGAACCTCGAAGCCGATTGGGCCAAAGAGCAGGCGCTCGTCAAGGACATCCGCAGCATTCGAGAGATCCTGTCCGAACCCAAGGAAGGCGACGATCCGGCTGCCAGGCGCGCGGAGCTGCGCGGCAAGTTCGACACACTTGAGAGCATCAATCCGGAAAAGCGGATGGTCTATGCCCATGTAGACCAGCAATCGGTGGCGTCCGTTGTTTCTGATTGGACCGGCATCCCGGTCGGCCGGATGATGCGCGACGAGATCGAAACCGTGCTGAAACTACCGGAGATCCTCAACCGCCGCGTCGTCGGCCAGTCTCATGGGCTGACGATGATCGCCAAGCGAATCGAGACCAGCCGCGCCAAACTGGACAACCCGTCGAAGCCGATCGGCGTGTTCATGCTGGCTGGTCCATCCGGCGTGGGCAAAACCGAAACCGCGCTGGCGCTTGCCGAGACCCTTTACGGCGGCGAGCAGAACATGATCACGATCAACATGTCGGAGTTCCAGGAAGCGCACACCGTCTCGACCTTGAAGGGTGCACCTCCCGGCTATGTCGGCTACGGCGAAGGTGGGCGCCTCACGGAGGCTGTCCGGCGCAAGCCCTACAGCGTCATCCTGCTCGACGAGGTGGAGAAAGCTCATCCCGACGTCCACGAGATCTTCTTCCAGGTGTTCGACAAGGGAACCATGGAAGACGGCAACGGGCGGCGGATCGACTTCAAGAACACCTTGATCATCCTTACCACCAACGTCGGCACCGATCTGATCATGGGTCTCGCGCGCGATCCAAAGTATCGCAGCGAGCCGGAAGAGCTCGCCAAGATGCTGAGGCCGGAATTGCTGAAGGTGTTTCCTGCAGCGCTGCTCGGACGCATCGTCTCGATACCGTACTTCCCGCTATCCGACGAGATGCTCGCCGGGATCGTTCGGTTGCAGCTCGACCGGATCGGACGACGCCTCCGCGACAATCATAACGCGTCCTTCGACTACGATGACGCGGTCGTGGAGCACATAGTGTCACGTTGCAACGACCCGGATTCCGGCGGGCGAATGATTGACAACATCATCACCAACACCCTGCTCCCGGAGCTGTCGCGCGAGTTCCTTAGCAAATCGCTTGCCAAGGAAGAAATCAAGAAGGCGCGGGTCTCGATCGAGAACGATAAGTTCGCATATTCGTGGAATTGA